One window from the genome of Rhinolophus ferrumequinum isolate MPI-CBG mRhiFer1 chromosome 10, mRhiFer1_v1.p, whole genome shotgun sequence encodes:
- the RAB3IP gene encoding rab-3A-interacting protein isoform X2 translates to MVREANVKQATAEKQLKEAQGKIDVLQAEVAALKTLVLSSSPTSPTQEPLPGGKIPFKKGHTRNKSTSSAMSGSHQDLNVIQPIVKDCKEADLSLYNEFRSWKDEPTMDRTCPFLDKIYQEDIFPCLTFSKSELASAVLEAVENNTLSIEPVGLQPIRFVKASAVECGGPKKCALTGQSKSCKHRIKLGDSSNYYYISPFCRYRITSVCNFFTYIRYIQQGLVKQQDVDQMFWEVMQLRKEMSLAKLGYFKEEL, encoded by the exons ATGGTGAGAGAAGCAAATGTCAAGCAGGCAACAGCAGAAAAACAGCTGAAAGAAGCACAAGGAAAA ATTGATGTACTTCAAGCTGAAGTAGCTGCATTGAAGACACTTGTATTGTCCAGTTCTCCAACATCACCTACACAAGAGCCTCTGCCAGGTGGAAAGATCCCTTTTAAAAAGGGGCatacaagaaataaaagtacAAGCAGTGCTATGAGTGGCAGTCATCAGGACCTCAATGTGATACAGCCAATTGTAAAAGACTGCAAAGAG GCTGACTTATCTCTGTATAATGAATTCAGATCTTGGAAGGATGAGCCCACAATGGACAGAACGTGTCCTTTCTTAGACAAAATCTATCAGGAAGATATCTTCCCATGTTTAACATTCTCAAAAAGtgag ttgGCTTCAGCTGTTCTGGAAgctgtggaaaacaatactcTGAGCATTGAGCCAGTGGGATTACAGCCTATTCGATTTGTGAAGGCATCTGCAGTCGAATGTGGAGGACCAAA aaaatgtgcTCTCACTGGCCAGAGTAAGTCCTGTAAACACAGAATTAAATTAGGGGACTCAAGCAACTACtattatatttctcctttttgtagATACAGG ATCACTTCTGTATGTAACTTTTTTACATACATTCGATATATTCAGCAGGGACTTGTGAAACAGCAGGACG TTGATCAGATGTTTTGGGAAGTTATGCAGTTGAGAAAAGAGATGTCATTGGCAAAGCTGGGATATTTCAAAGAGGAACTCTGA
- the RAB3IP gene encoding rab-3A-interacting protein isoform X1, whose amino-acid sequence MANDPLEGFHEVNLASPTSPDLLGVYESGAHEQTTSPGVIYRPHPSALCSAPLQANALDVSDLPTQPVYSSPRRLNCSEISSISINVTDPAPCSTSGVTAGLTKLTSRKDNCSAEREFLQGATVTEACDGNDDIFGLSTDSLSRLRSPSVLEVREKGYERLKEELAKAQRELKLKDEECERLSKVRDQLGQELEELTASLFEEAHKMVREANVKQATAEKQLKEAQGKIDVLQAEVAALKTLVLSSSPTSPTQEPLPGGKIPFKKGHTRNKSTSSAMSGSHQDLNVIQPIVKDCKEADLSLYNEFRSWKDEPTMDRTCPFLDKIYQEDIFPCLTFSKSELASAVLEAVENNTLSIEPVGLQPIRFVKASAVECGGPKKCALTGQSKSCKHRIKLGDSSNYYYISPFCRYRITSVCNFFTYIRYIQQGLVKQQDVDQMFWEVMQLRKEMSLAKLGYFKEEL is encoded by the exons ATGGCTAATGATCCCTTGGAAGGCTTCCATGAAGTAAACCTTGCTTCACCTACTTCTCCAGACCTCCTTGGCGTGTATGAATCGGGAGCTCACGAGCAGACTACCTCGCCAGGTGTCATCTATCGGCCGCACCCTTCAGCTTTGTGCTCGGCCCCTCTCCAGGCTAACGCCTTGgatgtctctgaccttcctacacAACCTGTGTATTCATCCCCCAGACGTTTAAACTGTTCAGAAATATCTAGTATCAG CATCAATGTGACAGACCCAGCACCTTGTTCTACCTCTGGAGTAACAGCTGGGTTAACTAAATTAACTTCGAGAAAGGACAACTGTAGTGCAGAGAGGGAGTTTTTGCAGGGTGCTACTGTAACAGAGGCTTGTGATGGCAATGATGATATTTTCGGGTTGAGTACCGATAGCCTGTCCCGTTTACGAAGCCCATCTGTTTTGGAAGTGAGAGAAAAGGGCTAtgaaagattaaaagaagaaCTTGCAAAAGCTCAGAGG GAACTAAAGTTAAAAGATGAAGAATGTGAGAGGCTTTCTAAAGTACGAGATCAACTTGGACAGGAATTGGAGGAACTCACAGCTAGTCTATTTGAG GAAGCTCATAAGATGGTGAGAGAAGCAAATGTCAAGCAGGCAACAGCAGAAAAACAGCTGAAAGAAGCACAAGGAAAA ATTGATGTACTTCAAGCTGAAGTAGCTGCATTGAAGACACTTGTATTGTCCAGTTCTCCAACATCACCTACACAAGAGCCTCTGCCAGGTGGAAAGATCCCTTTTAAAAAGGGGCatacaagaaataaaagtacAAGCAGTGCTATGAGTGGCAGTCATCAGGACCTCAATGTGATACAGCCAATTGTAAAAGACTGCAAAGAG GCTGACTTATCTCTGTATAATGAATTCAGATCTTGGAAGGATGAGCCCACAATGGACAGAACGTGTCCTTTCTTAGACAAAATCTATCAGGAAGATATCTTCCCATGTTTAACATTCTCAAAAAGtgag ttgGCTTCAGCTGTTCTGGAAgctgtggaaaacaatactcTGAGCATTGAGCCAGTGGGATTACAGCCTATTCGATTTGTGAAGGCATCTGCAGTCGAATGTGGAGGACCAAA aaaatgtgcTCTCACTGGCCAGAGTAAGTCCTGTAAACACAGAATTAAATTAGGGGACTCAAGCAACTACtattatatttctcctttttgtagATACAGG ATCACTTCTGTATGTAACTTTTTTACATACATTCGATATATTCAGCAGGGACTTGTGAAACAGCAGGACG TTGATCAGATGTTTTGGGAAGTTATGCAGTTGAGAAAAGAGATGTCATTGGCAAAGCTGGGATATTTCAAAGAGGAACTCTGA